The stretch of DNA AGGAGGCCCTGAGCACGCGGTGGACCACCAGGTCGGGGTAGCGGCGGATCGGGCTGGTGAAGTGCAGGTAGTTGGCAAAGGCCAGGCCGAAGTGGCCCAAGTTGTCGGCGGAGTAGCGGGCCTGCTTCAAGGAGCGCAGGAGCAGGGTATTCACGAGCTGCGCCTCGGGTTTGCCGGCGGCCTGCTTGAGGATGGTTTGCAGGTCGGCGGGGGTGGTGTGCTCGAGGTCTAAGGTGTAGCCGAGCCTGGAGAGCGCCTTTTGCAGGTCCTGGAACTTCGCCTCCGAAGGGTCCTCGTGGACGCGGTAGAGGGTGGGGATGTTGCGCTGCGAGAGGTCCTGGGCGACCAGGCGGTTGGCTAAGAGCATCATCTCCTCGATGAGCTGCCGCGCCTGGTTCGAGCGAATCGGCATGAGGTGCAGCGCGCCGTCCTTGTCCACGTCGACCTTGGCCTCGGTAAAGTTGAAGTCCAGGGAGCCGCTGCCCAGGCGCGCCTCGCGCAGCGCCTGGGCGATCTGCATGAGCGCCTTGATGTCGCGCTCGAGCTTGCGCTTGCCCTGCGGCAGGCGGCCGCCGTCGGCGAACTCCTGGACCTGCTCGTAGCTGAGGCGGGCGTCGGACTTGATCACCGTCTCCTGGAAGGTGACGCCCTTCACCTCGCCCTCGCGCGTGAGGTCGATCAAGACCGACAGGCAGAGCCTGGCCTCGCCTTCGACGAGGGAGCAGATGCCGTTGCTCAGCTCCTCGGGCAGCATGGGCAGGACCTGTCCGGGTAGGTAGACGCTGGTCGCCCGCTCGCGCGCCTCCTTGTCGAGGCTGGTGCCCTCGGCGACGTAGTAGGACACGTCGGCGATGTGCACGCCGACGCGCAGGAGGCCCGTCACGCCCTTGCCTTTGAGGCGCTCGACCGAGAGCGCGTCGTCGAAGTCCTTGGCGTCCTCGCCGTCGATGGTGAAGGTGGGGACGCCGCGCATGTCGCTGCGCCCAGCCATCATCTCGCCGGTCACCTCGGGGGGCACGGCGCGCGCCTCGGCCAAGGTCTCGGGCTCGAACTCGGGCTTTAAGTCGAATTTGATCATGACCGCGCGGGTCTCGATCTCGGGGTCGTCGCCCTCGCCCAGGTACTCGGCGACCTCGCCGAAGGGCTCGCGCTCGCCCGAGTCCTCGGGCCAGACGATCTTGGCGACCAGCCTCGAGCCCGCCTCCATCTCGCCGACCGACTCCGGCGTCAAGAGGATGCGGCCGCGCAGCCGGGGCGAGTCGGGCCGGAGGATGGCGTAGCCGCGCGAGTACTCCAAGGTGCCCACCATCTGCTGGTGCTTGCGCTTTAAGATGCGCACCACCTTGCCGCTGACGCGGTCGCCCTCCTTTTTCATGGGGTTGGGCCGGGCGACCACCTTGTCGCCGTCCCAGGCACCGCCCAGGTCCTCGGCGGGCACGAACAGGTCGGCCACCCCCTCCTCGTCGGGGATGACGAAGCCGTAGCCGCCGGCGGTCACCTGCAGGCGGCCCAGGACCAGGTTCATCTCCTGGGGCAGGCCGAAGGTGCGGCGCCGGGTGCGGATGAGCTGGCCGGCGTCGGCCAGGGCCGCGAGTTCGCGGTTGAGCCAGGCGCGGTCGTCCACGCCCAGGTGCTTTTGAACGTCCTGGACGTGCCAGGGCTTTTCGGGGTTTTCCTTGAAGAAGCTGTAGAGTTGTTCGCGCTCGAGTTCAGACATAACTACCC from Deinococcota bacterium encodes:
- the rnr gene encoding ribonuclease R, with amino-acid sequence MSELEREQLYSFFKENPEKPWHVQDVQKHLGVDDRAWLNRELAALADAGQLIRTRRRTFGLPQEMNLVLGRLQVTAGGYGFVIPDEEGVADLFVPAEDLGGAWDGDKVVARPNPMKKEGDRVSGKVVRILKRKHQQMVGTLEYSRGYAILRPDSPRLRGRILLTPESVGEMEAGSRLVAKIVWPEDSGEREPFGEVAEYLGEGDDPEIETRAVMIKFDLKPEFEPETLAEARAVPPEVTGEMMAGRSDMRGVPTFTIDGEDAKDFDDALSVERLKGKGVTGLLRVGVHIADVSYYVAEGTSLDKEARERATSVYLPGQVLPMLPEELSNGICSLVEGEARLCLSVLIDLTREGEVKGVTFQETVIKSDARLSYEQVQEFADGGRLPQGKRKLERDIKALMQIAQALREARLGSGSLDFNFTEAKVDVDKDGALHLMPIRSNQARQLIEEMMLLANRLVAQDLSQRNIPTLYRVHEDPSEAKFQDLQKALSRLGYTLDLEHTTPADLQTILKQAAGKPEAQLVNTLLLRSLKQARYSADNLGHFGLAFANYLHFTSPIRRYPDLVVHRVLRASLQHRLSPTLRERMKTDFPALAEHASQRERVAEEAERDLSRYFHARWAAEHRGEEFGGHITGVTNFGVFVGLPNAVEGLIHVSNLDDDYYMYLEDAMMLMGKSTRRRFKLGEPLRVRILDANPTIRQIDLLPSYLPFPSEAELEETKREAKAQVQKRPQAKPQAKPQKPQTSKDPRTARAALLTPTSPAPTSPAEARAKATKPEHPVAERGAATPAPPAEPVPSPKRRYKLVFGNSKLEN